The DNA window CAAACACCAACGCGATGACGGCGATAGGTATAGAGCCTGTTAAGATTTCTTCACGAAGCGCAATCAAGCGTTCAAGTGATTCGGTTTCTGTGAGGTTTGAGAAGATTGCCCATTGTAAACCAGGTACGTTAATCGGCGCGTAGGCGGAAAGCACGAAGTCGCCTTTGTAGTCGTCAAACATGTCGAACCCTGTTACCCCTGAGAAGGCAGCACGAGTCCCTGGATTGTCCACTTTTTGCAGACCGACGGAGGTATCTTTTAATTCCATGTTGTCAATGGCTTCACGACTTGTGCCATATTGTTCTACGGATTGTAAGTAGCCTTCTTTGTCTTCCACCAGTGCGCGGCTGTCGTTACGCATTGTACCGTCAGCAGAGACGATAAAGGTTTCTCCTGAGCGTCCTGATTCGTCTAACCGCCAAGCGCGGTCATAGGTCATGATGTTGTTAATGCTGTCGATGGGTAGCTGGAAGACAAGAACACCAATTTTGAGGTTGCCATCAAAAATAGGGGCGGCAATAAAGGCTGCTTGTGCGTCGTAAGAGGGGAGATATTGAGCAAAGTCAATAATCGCGAATTGGTCAGGTGTTGTTGCTTTATTGGCTTGTTCAAAGACGTTAGCAATCCCTGTTTTTGCGAAAGGGCCATCTAGTAAAGATGATCCAAAATCAACGCCTTTAACAACAGAGTAAACGATATAGCCTGTATCTGAGTCGACTAAGAAAATATCATCAAAGATAAAACGGTTCATGTATTCCCGAATACCTGGATGGTAAATCTGGTGTAGTTGGGTATAGGTTGAGCCGTCTTTTGCCGCGAATAATTCTTCTTTTGTACCTAGCGGGTTTGAATTGTTTGCAATGTAGAAGTATTGCATTGCAATACTGTTATCATTTAATTGTTGAAGCATTTCGTCCATATTCGGTACTTCATTGACGTTTAATGTACCGTATTCTTGAGCGAAATCATTTTCGTAGTAGTGCTTTACTGCTTCACGATATTCTGCAATAGGTAATGGCTGTGACTGGGGGACTGGAGGCCCTTCTTCTATTTGAACACCTGCTTCATGTTGGAAGCGCGGGAAGGCTTCTTTAAAACCGCGCATTGCCTCTATCGTTGTGCGAGAACCTGCATAAGACTGAATCTGGTTAATCACAAGGTTAAAGTAGTCTTCCACTTGAGATTTTTTGGTATCTCGAATAGAGCTGATTTTTTCTTGTGCCGCATCAGTGAGGGCTTGTTGTCCTAAGTTTGAGGCAATATCACCCGTAAAGTATGCAGTGACCACCACAGATACCACCGCGAGGAACGCTGAGCCAAGGAACATCTTTTGCTTAAGCTTCAGTTTCATGTTGTTAGTCTCCGTAACGACGGGTATATACCCAGCATGATTCGTATTAAGTGCATAGTAACCCTTTTGAGCGCGTGGTTAAGCGGCAACCTTTCCCGCTAGTGATTCAAAAAAACCTTGATGATCAAAATTAAACCAGACTTCGCCACTCTTTTCATAGCCTTGAGTTGCGAAAGGTTTCAAGACGGCAGGCAGGGGGGGGAGGCTATCTAATCTATCACTATTCATAAAGATGACATGTTGCGGTAGCTTATCGAGAATGATAGCACCTGCCGCTTCACCTCTCCCTAAAATCAATAACATATTCTTTTTACTGATTCGATTTTCTAACCCTAAAAGTAGGTTTAAATCAAACACGGGAACTAAGTTACCCCGTAAGTTAATCAGGCCTAATAACCAGCTTGCGGTATTAGGAATTGGACAAATAGAATTCACTTCAATTAATTCGCTGGTCGCATTTTGTGCAATGAGTAACCCAATATTGCCAACATGGAATCCTAAGCGACGAATAATTTCTAATTGCCCTGTTGCGACTTGGCTTGTTTCTGCTTGACGTGTTAAGGGACGATTTAATGCTTCACTTGGGGATAACCATGTTGTTTTCATGTGATGCCTCGTTTAGATATCACCTTTAGGGGGAGCTACGAAGTCTTGTAGGGCTTGACCGTTGTAGTGGAGAAGCGCGGGAGTTCGTCCAGGGAAGGATACCCAATCGGTATAAGACTCTGTGTCGTCGCTGACGAGACCATGACGTTGCATGAAGTAACGAATGTGACGCATTGCTTTTGTCATGGAGCGGCGGTCACGCATGGATGACAACGCTTTAGTGGGGGTGTCATTGAGTAACACTGTTTGCATTTGTCGGTCATATTCTTCACGGGTCAGTCCTGCCAGTTGTGCAAGTCTATCCAGTGTAGGACCACGTCTATTCCCTTGTAAACGTTCCATTGTAGTAAACCAAATGGCTAATAATGCTTGAGCAAAACCAGGATGTTTAATCAGTTTGTCGCGTCGGATAACAATGAGGTCAAGAATTTCATTGGAGACTTGACGGCTATCAAAGAGAACCCCTGCTTGTTGTGCGCGAACTAAGCGTTCTACGTTGGGGTTACTGGTGACAATGCCATAAACTTCGTTATTAAGTAAGGCATCTGGTAAATTGGTTTCTGCCATATTTGCCAGTTTTATATCGTTAAAATCAATTTGGTATCTGACAAGATAACGGTCAAGTAAGTAGTGGCGGGCTGAGTATTCAACTAATCCAATGGTTTTTCCGCGAATATTTGTATTTGCGTTTGCAGGAAGTAGGAGTGCATCATTACCATTACTCGCGCTCATGATGAGGACGACATCAGATTCTACGTCTTGTTTAACTAATTGTGCGATAGCATCTATGTTAGTAATAGCAACGGCATCAACTGTACCACTGATGTATTGGTTAATCGTGTCTGCGTAATCGCTGGACACGAATTGAATATTTACTCGATATTTATCTTGATAGGTGGCGTAAGTATCTTCGTCTTTTGCTAAATACCAAGGCATCCATGCTGTATAGGAAGCTGCTGCAAAACTGAGTTCAACGATGGGTTGTTCCTCAACGGCAGGCGTTGCACTCCCTGTATTTGTTTTAACGGCATTTGTTAGATTATTAATAAAATCACAGGCTGCCAGAGGGAGTAAAAGGAGGAAAATCAGAAGGGTACGAGTAATTTGCATCAGTTGATAAGATGGCATTGTTCATCATTCCTCTATACACAGTTAATGAGTTGTTATCGTTGTCAACTGACTGATTAGAAGTAGTGTAGCATCCCCTCGCAAATAGCATGATTAGGTAAACAATCACTTGCTTTAAATTACTGGGTGACTAGTCAGTCAACCTGACATATAAAATTCTGGCTTGAGTGAGTGCTAGAATAGTAAAAAAAAACATAAATAACAAGTTATACCGTTAATCTAATGTATAACTTTATATGTTACGCTTATTTTTTTGATTTTTAAAAATAAAATACACAACAGATTGTTGCCCGTTGTGTATTTTTTCAGCCAACCAATGGTTATTTAAAATTATTGATTTGCTCGATAATTTGGTCTGGCGTATAAGGTTTTTGTACTAAAGATTTTCCGCCTTGCATTTCCGCCCACATACGGTCTGCTTTTTGACCTTTGCTAGTTACGAAAATAATGGGAATATCTTTGGTGGATTCATCGTGCGTAATTTCACGGCAGGCTTGATAACCGTCCATTTGTTGCATGACCACATCCATAAAAATTAAATCAGGTTTTTCGGATTTCGCCTTTTCAATGGCTTCCTGTCCAGAGGCTGCTGCAATGACTTGATAACCAGCATCAGCAACAATATTTTGAATATTCATGCGATCGACGGTTGAGTCGTCAACAACAAGAATTTTGTGAATAGGCATTTTGTATAACTCCTCACTTAAATTAAAAGCTGATGTCCCATTATGTTGCGCATGAATGGGATAAGCATTATTAGATTCTCACATCATTGTTTTATA is part of the Beggiatoa alba B18LD genome and encodes:
- a CDS encoding methyl-accepting chemotaxis protein, which codes for MKLKLKQKMFLGSAFLAVVSVVVTAYFTGDIASNLGQQALTDAAQEKISSIRDTKKSQVEDYFNLVINQIQSYAGSRTTIEAMRGFKEAFPRFQHEAGVQIEEGPPVPQSQPLPIAEYREAVKHYYENDFAQEYGTLNVNEVPNMDEMLQQLNDNSIAMQYFYIANNSNPLGTKEELFAAKDGSTYTQLHQIYHPGIREYMNRFIFDDIFLVDSDTGYIVYSVVKGVDFGSSLLDGPFAKTGIANVFEQANKATTPDQFAIIDFAQYLPSYDAQAAFIAAPIFDGNLKIGVLVFQLPIDSINNIMTYDRAWRLDESGRSGETFIVSADGTMRNDSRALVEDKEGYLQSVEQYGTSREAIDNMELKDTSVGLQKVDNPGTRAAFSGVTGFDMFDDYKGDFVLSAYAPINVPGLQWAIFSNLTETESLERLIALREEILTGSIPIAVIALVFGGLAGFLIFGRIAKPIGVLEQTVSKVAEGDFTARADIRTGDELETLANAFNGLLDDRLSALAKAEKENEMLNNSIIELLKASFQLSQRDLTVQVPVTEDVTGPLADAINQMATETSKVLLNVRRITDEVETASQQVRVQASNVSKVAEAERAVVDTTMAELAAAAEAMNKIAEVAQSCNEIATQATRSTQTALATVTSTVDGMAEIRETIHETEKRIKRLGERSQEISSIVDIINNIAERTHVLALNASMQAAAAGEAGRGFSVVADEVQRLAESSRNATSQISALVKNIQLETNDTIATMDKTIQQVIEGSRLAERSGEQMKETQNTISNLVQVVEQIAMASRQQAQISNELRERAQTIQMSTQETGKQLEEQLIQTDRLVDFSKQLIESIRVFKLPTS
- a CDS encoding response regulator, which codes for MPIHKILVVDDSTVDRMNIQNIVADAGYQVIAAASGQEAIEKAKSEKPDLIFMDVVMQQMDGYQACREITHDESTKDIPIIFVTSKGQKADRMWAEMQGGKSLVQKPYTPDQIIEQINNFK
- a CDS encoding ABC transporter substrate-binding protein, whose amino-acid sequence is MPSYQLMQITRTLLIFLLLLPLAACDFINNLTNAVKTNTGSATPAVEEQPIVELSFAAASYTAWMPWYLAKDEDTYATYQDKYRVNIQFVSSDYADTINQYISGTVDAVAITNIDAIAQLVKQDVESDVVLIMSASNGNDALLLPANANTNIRGKTIGLVEYSARHYLLDRYLVRYQIDFNDIKLANMAETNLPDALLNNEVYGIVTSNPNVERLVRAQQAGVLFDSRQVSNEILDLIVIRRDKLIKHPGFAQALLAIWFTTMERLQGNRRGPTLDRLAQLAGLTREEYDRQMQTVLLNDTPTKALSSMRDRRSMTKAMRHIRYFMQRHGLVSDDTESYTDWVSFPGRTPALLHYNGQALQDFVAPPKGDI
- a CDS encoding chemotaxis protein CheW; amino-acid sequence: MKTTWLSPSEALNRPLTRQAETSQVATGQLEIIRRLGFHVGNIGLLIAQNATSELIEVNSICPIPNTASWLLGLINLRGNLVPVFDLNLLLGLENRISKKNMLLILGRGEAAGAIILDKLPQHVIFMNSDRLDSLPPLPAVLKPFATQGYEKSGEVWFNFDHQGFFESLAGKVAA